A single Rattus norvegicus strain BN/NHsdMcwi chromosome 5, GRCr8, whole genome shotgun sequence DNA region contains:
- the Rpl22 gene encoding large ribosomal subunit protein eL22 encodes MAPVKKLVAKGGKKKKQVLKFTLDCTHPVEDGIMDAANFEQFLQERIKVNGKAGNLGGGVVTIERSKSKITVTSEVPFSKRYLKYLTKKYLKKNNLRDWLRVVANSKESYELRYFQINQDEEEEEDED; translated from the exons ATGGCGCCTGTG AAAAAGCTTGTGGCGAAGGGGGGcaaaaaaaagaagcaggttTTGAAGTTCACCCTTGACTGCACTCACCCTGTAGAAGATGGAATCATGGATGCTGCCAATTTT GAGCAGTTCCTCCAGGAGAGGATCAAGGTGAACGGGAAAGCTGGTAACCTTGGCGGAGGGGTTGTGACCATCGAGCGGAGCAAGAGCAAGATCACTGTCACTTCCGAGGTGCCTTTCTCCAAAAG GTATTTGAAATATCTCAccaaaaaatatttgaagaagaaCAACCTCCGAGACTGGCTGCGCGTCGTTGCCAACAGCAAGGAGAGCTACGAGCTGCGCTACTTCCAGATCAAccaggacgaggaggaggaggaggacgaggattAA
- the Rpl22 gene encoding large ribosomal subunit protein eL22 isoform X2 encodes MFNSPRQNEARVTPAPFFGCQSGKKKLVAKGGKKKKQVLKFTLDCTHPVEDGIMDAANFFLQERIKVNGKAGNLGGGVVTIERSKSKITVTSEVPFSKRYLKYLTKKYLKKNNLRDWLRVVANSKESYELRYFQINQDEEEEEDED; translated from the exons ATGTTCAACAGCCCCCGACAGAATGAAGCAAGAGTAACGCCAGCCCCCTTCTTTGGCTGCCAAAGCGGAAAG AAAAAGCTTGTGGCGAAGGGGGGcaaaaaaaagaagcaggttTTGAAGTTCACCCTTGACTGCACTCACCCTGTAGAAGATGGAATCATGGATGCTGCCAATTTT TTCCTCCAGGAGAGGATCAAGGTGAACGGGAAAGCTGGTAACCTTGGCGGAGGGGTTGTGACCATCGAGCGGAGCAAGAGCAAGATCACTGTCACTTCCGAGGTGCCTTTCTCCAAAAG GTATTTGAAATATCTCAccaaaaaatatttgaagaagaaCAACCTCCGAGACTGGCTGCGCGTCGTTGCCAACAGCAAGGAGAGCTACGAGCTGCGCTACTTCCAGATCAAccaggacgaggaggaggaggaggacgaggattAA
- the Rpl22 gene encoding large ribosomal subunit protein eL22 isoform X3 produces MAPVKKLVAKGGKKKKQVLKFTLDCTHPVEDGIMDAANFFLQERIKVNGKAGNLGGGVVTIERSKSKITVTSEVPFSKRYLKYLTKKYLKKNNLRDWLRVVANSKESYELRYFQINQDEEEEEDED; encoded by the exons ATGGCGCCTGTG AAAAAGCTTGTGGCGAAGGGGGGcaaaaaaaagaagcaggttTTGAAGTTCACCCTTGACTGCACTCACCCTGTAGAAGATGGAATCATGGATGCTGCCAATTTT TTCCTCCAGGAGAGGATCAAGGTGAACGGGAAAGCTGGTAACCTTGGCGGAGGGGTTGTGACCATCGAGCGGAGCAAGAGCAAGATCACTGTCACTTCCGAGGTGCCTTTCTCCAAAAG GTATTTGAAATATCTCAccaaaaaatatttgaagaagaaCAACCTCCGAGACTGGCTGCGCGTCGTTGCCAACAGCAAGGAGAGCTACGAGCTGCGCTACTTCCAGATCAAccaggacgaggaggaggaggaggacgaggattAA
- the Rpl22 gene encoding large ribosomal subunit protein eL22 isoform X4, translated as MACLPWLTWCFAKFVWAHGSLSLLRYHAGDSRQEQFLQERIKVNGKAGNLGGGVVTIERSKSKITVTSEVPFSKRYLKYLTKKYLKKNNLRDWLRVVANSKESYELRYFQINQDEEEEEDED; from the exons ATGGCTTGCTTGCCTTGGCTCACATGGTGCTTTGCAAAGTTTGTCTGGGCTCATGGGTCCCTGTCGCTCCTGCGGTACCATGCGGGTGACTCCAGGCAG GAGCAGTTCCTCCAGGAGAGGATCAAGGTGAACGGGAAAGCTGGTAACCTTGGCGGAGGGGTTGTGACCATCGAGCGGAGCAAGAGCAAGATCACTGTCACTTCCGAGGTGCCTTTCTCCAAAAG GTATTTGAAATATCTCAccaaaaaatatttgaagaagaaCAACCTCCGAGACTGGCTGCGCGTCGTTGCCAACAGCAAGGAGAGCTACGAGCTGCGCTACTTCCAGATCAAccaggacgaggaggaggaggaggacgaggattAA
- the Rpl22 gene encoding large ribosomal subunit protein eL22 isoform X1 — protein sequence MFNSPRQNEARVTPAPFFGCQSGKKKLVAKGGKKKKQVLKFTLDCTHPVEDGIMDAANFEQFLQERIKVNGKAGNLGGGVVTIERSKSKITVTSEVPFSKRYLKYLTKKYLKKNNLRDWLRVVANSKESYELRYFQINQDEEEEEDED from the exons ATGTTCAACAGCCCCCGACAGAATGAAGCAAGAGTAACGCCAGCCCCCTTCTTTGGCTGCCAAAGCGGAAAG AAAAAGCTTGTGGCGAAGGGGGGcaaaaaaaagaagcaggttTTGAAGTTCACCCTTGACTGCACTCACCCTGTAGAAGATGGAATCATGGATGCTGCCAATTTT GAGCAGTTCCTCCAGGAGAGGATCAAGGTGAACGGGAAAGCTGGTAACCTTGGCGGAGGGGTTGTGACCATCGAGCGGAGCAAGAGCAAGATCACTGTCACTTCCGAGGTGCCTTTCTCCAAAAG GTATTTGAAATATCTCAccaaaaaatatttgaagaagaaCAACCTCCGAGACTGGCTGCGCGTCGTTGCCAACAGCAAGGAGAGCTACGAGCTGCGCTACTTCCAGATCAAccaggacgaggaggaggaggaggacgaggattAA